From a single Ciconia boyciana chromosome 6, ASM3463844v1, whole genome shotgun sequence genomic region:
- the LOC140652956 gene encoding alpha-1-antiproteinase 2-like → MKTTLYISLLLAGLHAVAHGQLPPSHRNGHDSNEPKHHIHHGDEAIACLKLVPNNADFAFQFFKEVTLEAPNKNIFFSPVSISTAFAMLALGARSTTQSQILEGLTFNLTEIQEKEIHEGFHNLMHMLSHPESGVQLNMGNAIFLTEKLKPLKKFLHDAKALYQLEAFTTDFNNPMKAEKQINDYIEMKTHGKITNLVKDMDPQTVMLLASFVFFKGNWEKPFKPEDTEEREFFVDAGTTVKVPMMHQTGRFDFYFDEELSCTVVQLHYNGSATAFLVLPEKGKMKQLEQTLVKETIQEWSDHLFQSLMSLYFPKFSISGTYEIMNTLSKMGIVDVFTNQADLSGITGAPELKVSKVVHKAALDVDERGTEAAAATAAEIMTVSLPPTIEFNHPFLMLIFDRDTNSTLFIGKIVNPTITS, encoded by the exons ATGAAGACCACACTCTACATAAGTTTGCTACTGGCTGGGCTTCATGCTGTTGCCCATGGTCAGCTCCCCCCCAGCCACCGCAATGGACATGATTCAAATGAACCTAAACACCACATACATCACGGAGATGAAGCGATCGCTTGCCTCAAACTAGTGCCAAACAATGCTGACtttgcatttcaattttttaaagaggttACACTGGAGGCACCTaataagaacattttcttctctcctgtaAGCATCTCCACTGCATTTGCGATGCTGGCCCTAGGGGCTAGATCAACCACTCAGTCTCAGATCCTGGAAGGACTCACCTTCAACCTGACAGAGATTCAGGAGAAAGAGATACATGAAGGCTTCCACAACCTTATGCACATGCTGAGCCATCCTGAGAGTGGGGTCCAGCTCAACATGGGGAATGCCATCTTTCTAACAGAGAAGCTGAAACCTCTAAAAAAGTTTTTACATGATGCCAAAGCTCTATATCAGCTGGAGGCTTTTACCACTGACTTTAACAATCCCATGAAAGCCGAGAAGCAGATCAATGATTATATAGAGATGAAAACACATGGGAAAATTACTAATTTGGTCAAGGACATGGATCCACAGACTGTAATGCTTCTGGctagctttgttttctttaaag GCAACTGGGAAAAGCCTTTTAAACCAGAGGATACCGAAGAAAGGGAGTTCTTTGTGGATGCTGGAACTACTGTGAAAGTCCCTATGATGCACCAGACGGGCAGATTTGACTTCTATTTTGATGAGGAGCTGTCATGCACCGTGGTACAGCTTCATTATAATGGGAGTGCTACTGCATTTCTGGTTCTgccagaaaaagggaaaatgaagcaGTTAGAGCAAACTCTGGTCAAGGAAACCATCCAGGAATGGTCAGACCATCTCTTCCAGAG CCTGATGAGCCTCTACTTCCccaaattttctatttctgggACCTATGAAATAATGAACACCCTTAGCAAGATGGGAATTGTGGATGTGTTCACCAACCAGGCGGATCTCTCTGGCATCACTGGCGCCCCGGAGCTGAAGGTTTCTAAA GTTGTTCATAAGGCTGCACTGGATGTTGATGAGAGAGGTACTGAGGCGGCAGCAgcaactgctgctgaaataatGACAGTGTCTCTTCCTCCAACCATTGAATTCAACCATCCCTTCCTCATGCTGATTTTTGATAGAGATACAAACAGTACACTCTTCATAGGAAAAATAGTTAACCCGACTATTACTAGCTGA